In Zetaproteobacteria bacterium, the DNA window ACCCGGGGCGGAATCCCTCCTCCATCCGCTGCGCGCGCAGAAAGGCGGTGCGGTCGCCGTCGGGGATGAAGCAGATGTCCTGGCTCTCCCGCTTGGCGGCGGTGGGCAGCCCCATTCGTGCCGCCCGTGCCCGCACCTCTTCCTTGTGCATCCGGCCGAGCGGGAAGCAGAGGCGCTGGATCGCCGCCGGCTCGGTGGTGGCGAGGAAGTAGCTCTGATCCTTGGTTCGGTCGATGGCGCGCAGCAGGCGGGTGCCGCAGGCGTCGTCCACCCGCTGCACATAGTGGCCGGTGGCGATCCATTCAACCCCCAGCTCGTCGGCGGCCCGCAGCAGTGCGCCGAACTTGACGAAGCGGTTGCAGCGCGCGCACGGATTGGGCGTGCGGCCGGCGGCATAGTCGGCGATAAACGGGTCGATCACCTGCTGCCGGAAGGCGT includes these proteins:
- a CDS encoding tRNA 2-thiouridine(34) synthase MnmA; its protein translation is MMHPAGLRGARVIAAMSGGVDSSLVAALLQQQGAEVIGVFLQVWDYQRTEVARHGSCCALEDAYDARRVCDRLGIPFYSMDMRHAFRQQVIDPFIADYAAGRTPNPCARCNRFVKFGALLRAADELGVEWIATGHYVQRVDDACGTRLLRAIDRTKDQSYFLATTEPAAIQRLCFPLGRMHKEEVRARAARMGLPTAAKRESQDICFIPDGDRTAFLRAQRMEEGFRPG